A genomic window from Sporosarcina sp. Marseille-Q4063 includes:
- a CDS encoding Asp23/Gls24 family envelope stress response protein: MSIEVLNEYGKIDITNDVIAQVVGESAIECYGIVGMASKHQIRDGLTEILRKENFTRGVIVRNIGEETHIDMHVIIGYGTKISEVAYQVQSKVKYTLKKTVGLSVKSVNIFVQGVRVTNL, translated from the coding sequence ATGTCAATCGAAGTATTAAACGAGTATGGCAAGATCGATATAACGAATGACGTTATCGCTCAAGTCGTTGGTGAATCTGCTATAGAGTGCTATGGTATTGTAGGTATGGCTTCTAAGCATCAAATCCGAGATGGTTTAACAGAAATTCTGCGAAAAGAAAACTTTACACGCGGCGTCATTGTTCGAAATATCGGTGAGGAAACGCATATTGATATGCACGTTATAATTGGGTACGGAACAAAAATTTCGGAAGTTGCCTACCAAGTACAATCAAAAGTAAAATACACATTAAAGAAAACAGTGGGATTATCCGTAAAATCGGTTAATATATTTGTCCAGGGAGTTCGCGTAACGAACCTGTAG
- a CDS encoding DAK2 domain-containing protein, producing MKSIDGLKFAEMIKLGAHHLYLNADYVDSLNVFPVPDGDTGTNMNLSMTSGANEVAANAVPHIGETAGALSKGLLMGARGNSGVILSQLFRGFGKAIENEAFLDGKKFASALQYGVETAYKAVMKPVEGTILTVAKDAANVGVEVSKTTDDFIEVMEAVVRESKASLERTPDLLAVLKEVGVVDSGGQGLVYVYEGFLASLKGEGLPERTDEQAMKEMINEQHHLSLQGFMNTEDIIFGYCTEFMVKFEDEKLLNNPYDESNYREELSQFGDSLLVISDDDVAKVHIHSEEPGDVLSFSQKYGSLIDIKIENMREQHINLVGADHNVHNVKQSESIKHPYAIVTVAMGSGIAELLQSVGASAVIEGGQTMNPSTEDIVKAIEDISAERVLILPNNKNIIMAAEQAAEIIGIEAAVVPTKTVPEGLSAILAFNPEAEVSVNATAMTEAASHVKTAQVTHAVRDTTIDGLTIKKGEYMGIAEGKIVTTHASIEEVTKELLSKVVDDDAEIVTVLYGEEVTEDAASLIESYIEDNFDHVEAELYNGNQPLYPYIISVE from the coding sequence ATGAAGTCAATAGATGGTTTAAAATTTGCGGAAATGATAAAGCTCGGTGCTCATCATCTTTATCTGAACGCCGACTACGTCGATTCGTTAAACGTGTTTCCCGTTCCTGATGGTGATACAGGAACAAATATGAATTTGTCTATGACATCAGGGGCGAATGAAGTCGCCGCAAATGCTGTCCCGCATATTGGTGAAACGGCAGGGGCGCTCTCGAAAGGATTGCTTATGGGGGCGCGTGGAAATTCAGGTGTTATTTTATCGCAATTATTCCGTGGTTTTGGAAAAGCGATTGAAAATGAAGCTTTTCTTGACGGTAAAAAATTTGCATCCGCGTTACAATATGGTGTTGAAACAGCGTATAAAGCAGTTATGAAACCTGTAGAAGGTACAATATTAACAGTTGCAAAAGATGCTGCAAATGTTGGCGTGGAAGTATCAAAAACAACAGATGATTTCATTGAAGTAATGGAAGCAGTTGTACGCGAATCGAAAGCTTCACTTGAACGCACGCCTGATTTACTTGCAGTGTTAAAAGAAGTCGGAGTTGTGGATAGCGGCGGGCAAGGACTTGTATATGTCTACGAGGGCTTTTTGGCATCTCTGAAAGGCGAAGGACTTCCGGAAAGAACCGACGAACAAGCGATGAAAGAAATGATCAATGAGCAACATCATCTTAGCCTTCAAGGCTTTATGAATACAGAGGATATTATCTTTGGTTATTGCACGGAGTTCATGGTGAAATTCGAAGATGAAAAGCTATTGAATAATCCTTATGACGAATCTAATTATCGGGAAGAATTAAGTCAGTTCGGAGATTCACTGCTTGTTATTTCAGATGACGACGTTGCAAAAGTTCATATTCATTCAGAAGAGCCGGGCGACGTACTTTCATTTAGTCAAAAATATGGTTCACTCATTGATATTAAAATTGAAAATATGCGTGAACAACATATAAACCTTGTTGGTGCAGATCACAATGTACATAATGTTAAACAATCTGAATCCATTAAACATCCTTATGCAATTGTAACGGTTGCAATGGGTTCCGGAATAGCTGAATTATTGCAGAGTGTTGGCGCATCGGCAGTTATCGAGGGTGGACAAACCATGAATCCATCCACTGAAGATATCGTAAAAGCAATTGAAGATATCAGCGCCGAGCGTGTTTTAATATTACCGAACAATAAAAACATTATCATGGCTGCAGAACAAGCCGCGGAAATAATCGGAATTGAAGCGGCGGTTGTACCAACGAAAACTGTTCCAGAAGGATTATCTGCGATTCTTGCGTTTAATCCAGAGGCTGAAGTTAGCGTCAATGCAACTGCGATGACGGAAGCTGCCTCTCATGTAAAAACAGCGCAAGTAACGCATGCGGTTAGAGATACAACAATTGATGGCCTGACAATAAAGAAAGGCGAATACATGGGAATTGCAGAGGGGAAAATTGTAACAACTCATGCATCAATTGAAGAAGTAACAAAAGAATTATTATCAAAAGTTGTAGATGATGACGCTGAAATCGTTACGGTCCTTTACGGCGAAGAAGTAACGGAAGATGCCGCTTCTCTCATAGAAAGTTATATCGAAGATAACTTTGACCATGTGGAAGCTGAACTTTATAATGGGAACCAACCGCTTTATCCGTATATTATTTCAGTCGAATAA
- the sdaAB gene encoding L-serine ammonia-lyase, iron-sulfur-dependent subunit beta has product MKFRSVFEIIGPVMIGPSSSHTAGAAKLGRVARTLFGRQPEWARIHLYGSFAETYKGHSSDVAIIGGLLDYDTFDERIKTSFEEAEKVGLTFEFIPEEEEMPHPNTAKIVIGDSKSVMELTGISIGGGKMEVVELNGFPLRLSGNYPALLVVHEDTAGVIANVSNALATRGVNIAHMEVGRKEKGQMALMVIEVDQLIDDELIDEIKVLPHITQISTIAD; this is encoded by the coding sequence ATGAAATTCAGATCAGTATTTGAAATAATCGGTCCAGTCATGATCGGACCTTCATCTTCACATACAGCAGGGGCTGCAAAGTTAGGACGCGTAGCACGGACACTTTTCGGACGCCAACCGGAATGGGCTCGTATTCACCTATATGGTTCTTTTGCAGAAACATATAAAGGGCATAGTTCAGACGTTGCGATTATTGGGGGATTACTAGATTACGATACTTTCGATGAACGTATAAAAACTTCGTTTGAAGAAGCAGAAAAAGTTGGTTTGACATTTGAATTTATTCCTGAGGAAGAAGAGATGCCTCATCCGAACACGGCAAAAATTGTTATTGGGGATAGCAAAAGTGTTATGGAATTGACGGGGATCTCAATTGGCGGCGGGAAAATGGAAGTTGTTGAACTAAACGGATTCCCACTAAGGCTTTCAGGGAATTATCCAGCACTTTTGGTAGTCCATGAAGATACAGCCGGAGTCATTGCAAACGTTTCCAATGCACTCGCTACAAGAGGCGTGAACATTGCGCATATGGAAGTCGGCCGTAAAGAAAAAGGTCAAATGGCGTTAATGGTTATCGAAGTCGACCAGTTAATCGATGACGAACTTATCGATGAAATAAAAGTTTTACCACATATTACACAAATCTCAACGATTGCCGATTAA
- the sdaAA gene encoding L-serine ammonia-lyase, iron-sulfur-dependent, subunit alpha produces the protein MDVLFSSVKELVALAESQNKPISEIMIEQEILITKRTREEIIDQMDNNLKVMEEAVEKGLQGVRSTSGLTGGDAVLIQKYMESGKSLSGDVILDAVSKAVATNEVNAAMGLICATPTAGAAGIVPGTLFAVKNKLNPTREQMINYLFTSGAFGFVVANNASISGAAGGCQAETGSAGSMAAAAIVEMAGGTPQQSAEAFSIVMKNMLGLVCDPVAGLVEVPCVKRNAMGAAKALVGADMALAGVVSRIPTDEVIEAMHRIGQSMPSALRETAKGGLAATPTGKALQAKIFGEQTVGSSSNT, from the coding sequence ATGGATGTATTATTTAGCTCAGTAAAAGAACTTGTCGCGCTTGCGGAATCGCAAAATAAACCTATATCAGAAATAATGATCGAACAGGAAATATTAATCACGAAAAGAACTCGTGAAGAGATAATCGATCAAATGGATAATAATTTAAAAGTCATGGAAGAAGCAGTTGAAAAAGGATTGCAGGGTGTCCGCTCAACATCGGGTTTAACCGGCGGGGATGCTGTACTGATTCAAAAATATATGGAATCCGGAAAATCACTTTCTGGGGACGTCATCTTAGACGCGGTAAGTAAAGCAGTCGCAACGAATGAAGTAAACGCGGCAATGGGACTGATTTGTGCAACACCGACAGCTGGTGCGGCTGGAATTGTTCCGGGCACTTTATTTGCAGTGAAAAACAAATTGAATCCAACTCGGGAACAAATGATCAATTATTTATTTACTTCAGGTGCATTTGGTTTTGTCGTTGCAAACAATGCTTCCATATCCGGTGCAGCGGGCGGGTGTCAAGCTGAAACGGGATCGGCCGGGTCAATGGCTGCTGCTGCAATTGTTGAAATGGCCGGCGGTACACCACAGCAAAGTGCCGAGGCTTTTTCGATTGTCATGAAGAATATGCTTGGACTTGTCTGTGATCCAGTTGCAGGCCTTGTTGAAGTGCCTTGTGTAAAACGAAATGCAATGGGAGCGGCTAAAGCGTTAGTCGGTGCAGACATGGCGCTTGCGGGCGTAGTCAGTCGAATTCCTACGGACGAAGTAATCGAAGCGATGCACCGAATTGGTCAGTCAATGCCTTCAGCTTTACGGGAAACGGCAAAAGGCGGACTAGCGGCAACACCTACGGGAAAGGCATTGCAAGCAAAAATATTTGGAGAGCAAACGGTTGGAAGTAGCTCGAACACTTAA
- the recG gene encoding ATP-dependent DNA helicase RecG → MEVARTLNDSVTTVKGIGKKAGEQLESLRIITISDLIMTFPYRHDDFTLKDLSETPHNERVTIEGRVESEPAVLFLGNKRSRLQVRLLAGRHLVKAVFFNQHYLKDRLEPGSIVTVTGKWDRGRQSINVSNFTSGPKSEQANFEPVYSLKGVMHQKTFRRFMRSALDSVVGLHEDPLPADILEAYKLPTLEQALEMIHFPKSPAHMKHARRRFVYEELLLFQLKMQGMKKIRKESDKGVIIDYNLNKVKDLIASLPYELTGAQKRVVNELCAELKSDARMNRLLQGDVGSGKTVVAAIALYAAITAGFQGALMAPTEILAEQHAASLAEWLEPFGVTVAFLSGSTKGKARENLLERLAAGDVDLLIGTHALIQPDVIFKNLGLVITDEQHRFGVEQRRVLREKGINPDVLFMTATPIPRTLAITVFGEMDVSVLDELPAGRKEIETHWMKEESLHPILNKMQAELQAGRQAYVICPLIEESDKLDVQNAVDVYEQLSTHFRGRFTVGLMHGRLHSDDKENIMRQFSEGEIDVLVSTTVVEVGVNVPNASFMLIYDAGRFGLSQLHQLRGRVGRGAAQSYCVLLADPKTEEGKERMQSMTETNDGFVLAEKDLELRGAGDFFGRKQSGMPEFKMADLVHDFRALDTARKDAEKFLASDEFWNAPEYALLRKRLEESGALGNERID, encoded by the coding sequence TTGGAAGTAGCTCGAACACTTAATGACTCAGTAACTACCGTAAAAGGAATCGGAAAGAAGGCTGGAGAACAGCTTGAGTCATTGAGAATCATCACCATTTCCGATTTAATAATGACGTTCCCGTATCGTCATGACGATTTTACATTGAAAGATTTATCTGAAACACCACATAATGAGCGTGTCACAATTGAAGGCAGAGTCGAAAGTGAACCCGCCGTTTTATTTCTTGGGAATAAACGATCCCGTCTTCAAGTCCGTCTTCTTGCCGGCAGGCATCTCGTGAAGGCGGTCTTTTTTAATCAGCATTATTTAAAAGATCGACTCGAACCAGGATCGATTGTAACGGTAACCGGGAAATGGGACCGCGGCAGACAATCAATCAATGTATCGAACTTTACTTCGGGTCCGAAATCCGAACAAGCAAACTTTGAACCTGTTTATAGTTTGAAAGGCGTTATGCATCAGAAAACTTTTCGACGCTTTATGCGAAGTGCATTAGATAGCGTCGTAGGACTTCATGAAGATCCACTGCCTGCTGACATTCTCGAAGCATATAAATTACCAACACTAGAGCAAGCTCTGGAAATGATTCATTTTCCTAAAAGTCCAGCGCATATGAAACACGCCAGAAGAAGATTTGTTTACGAAGAGCTTTTACTTTTTCAATTAAAAATGCAAGGAATGAAAAAGATAAGGAAAGAGTCGGATAAAGGCGTCATTATCGACTATAATCTCAATAAAGTGAAGGATCTAATCGCTTCATTGCCGTATGAATTAACGGGTGCGCAAAAACGCGTCGTCAACGAATTATGCGCCGAATTGAAAAGCGATGCGCGGATGAATCGACTTCTGCAAGGAGATGTTGGTTCGGGTAAAACTGTCGTAGCGGCAATTGCGCTTTATGCAGCCATAACGGCAGGATTCCAGGGGGCCCTCATGGCGCCGACGGAGATACTTGCGGAACAACATGCGGCATCACTCGCTGAATGGCTAGAGCCTTTTGGCGTAACTGTCGCATTTCTTTCTGGTTCAACAAAAGGTAAAGCAAGAGAAAATTTGCTTGAAAGATTAGCAGCGGGCGATGTCGATTTACTTATCGGTACGCATGCGCTTATTCAACCAGATGTGATCTTTAAAAACTTAGGTCTCGTCATAACGGACGAACAACATCGTTTCGGCGTGGAACAAAGACGCGTGCTGCGCGAAAAAGGCATTAATCCCGATGTTTTATTTATGACAGCAACGCCAATTCCAAGAACGCTCGCGATTACAGTGTTCGGAGAAATGGATGTCTCTGTATTGGATGAATTGCCAGCGGGCCGTAAAGAAATCGAAACGCATTGGATGAAAGAGGAATCCCTGCATCCGATATTGAATAAGATGCAAGCTGAACTGCAAGCCGGAAGACAAGCTTATGTCATTTGTCCGCTTATTGAAGAATCGGATAAACTAGACGTTCAAAATGCGGTCGATGTTTACGAGCAATTATCGACTCATTTTCGAGGTCGATTCACAGTCGGACTCATGCATGGTCGACTTCATTCTGATGATAAAGAAAACATAATGCGTCAGTTCAGTGAAGGCGAAATAGATGTTTTGGTATCCACAACGGTTGTTGAGGTCGGCGTAAACGTTCCAAACGCGTCTTTCATGTTAATATACGATGCAGGACGTTTCGGCCTATCCCAACTTCACCAATTAAGAGGGCGTGTTGGAAGGGGAGCAGCGCAGTCATACTGTGTCCTATTAGCAGACCCGAAAACGGAAGAAGGCAAGGAACGAATGCAGTCGATGACAGAAACGAATGATGGGTTTGTTTTAGCGGAAAAGGACTTGGAGCTCAGAGGCGCTGGCGACTTTTTCGGCAGGAAACAAAGCGGTATGCCAGAATTCAAGATGGCGGATCTCGTCCATGATTTCAGGGCGCTCGACACAGCAAGGAAAGATGCAGAAAAGTTCCTAGCTTCCGATGAATTTTGGAATGCACCAGAATATGCACTTTTAAGAAAGCGGCTTGAGGAATCAGGCGCGCTGGGGAATGAACGAATTGATTGA
- the fapR gene encoding transcription factor FapR, translating to MPKKERQLLLKKLVETDPFLTDEELSKRYDVSVQTIRLDRLECGIPELRKRLKRVASQSMAGEVKSLSSDEIIGDIIDIELDKRALSIFDVTIDHVFQRSGIARGHHLFAQANSLAVAVMDEDLALTVKSTIDFLKPVKVGDRVIARAEVKNESNMENRTLVDVVSKVGDVVVFTGQFYMYRTTERKQEELL from the coding sequence ATGCCTAAAAAAGAGAGGCAATTACTTCTCAAAAAGTTGGTAGAAACAGATCCGTTTTTGACAGATGAAGAACTGTCGAAACGATATGACGTAAGCGTTCAAACAATTCGATTGGACAGACTTGAATGCGGAATACCGGAACTACGAAAACGTTTAAAAAGAGTAGCCTCGCAGTCGATGGCAGGCGAAGTTAAATCACTCAGTTCCGATGAAATAATCGGTGACATTATCGATATAGAACTTGATAAACGAGCATTGTCTATTTTTGATGTTACAATAGACCACGTCTTCCAACGAAGTGGAATTGCGCGTGGACATCATCTATTTGCCCAAGCAAATTCATTGGCTGTGGCGGTTATGGATGAAGACCTTGCTTTAACGGTAAAGTCAACAATCGATTTTTTGAAACCAGTGAAAGTCGGCGACCGGGTCATTGCACGTGCAGAAGTTAAAAATGAAAGCAATATGGAAAATCGAACACTTGTTGATGTAGTTTCCAAAGTCGGTGACGTGGTCGTGTTTACAGGCCAATTTTATATGTACCGGACGACGGAGCGGAAACAGGAGGAATTATTATGA
- the plsX gene encoding phosphate acyltransferase PlsX, with protein MIIALDGMGGDNAPKEIIKGALKSVEAFDDIHIHIFGDEKAIAPYLKEHDRLTVIHCSEIIEPDDEPVRAIRRKKDASMVRMAQAVKDSEAQAGVSAGNTGALMAAGLFIVGRIDGIERPALAPTLPTVDGQGFVMLDLGANSDAKPSHLGQYAVMGSIYAEKVRGISNPRIGLLNIGTEEGKGNELTKAAYDVLKSAPINFIGNVEARDLLLGAADVIVTDGFTGNMVLKTIEGTALGFFTMLKDVYTSSLKTKLSAALVKSELGGLKKKMDYSEYGGAGLFGLNAPVIKAHGSSNANAIYNAIRQARTMVEYDVSGTIRRTIGEGQKE; from the coding sequence ATGATTATCGCTTTAGACGGAATGGGCGGAGACAACGCACCTAAAGAAATAATAAAAGGCGCATTGAAAAGTGTCGAGGCTTTTGACGATATACATATACATATTTTCGGGGATGAAAAAGCAATCGCCCCTTACTTAAAAGAACATGATCGATTAACAGTCATTCATTGCTCAGAAATAATCGAACCAGATGATGAGCCCGTTCGAGCAATTCGACGGAAAAAAGATGCCTCTATGGTTCGCATGGCGCAGGCCGTTAAAGACAGCGAAGCACAAGCGGGGGTTTCCGCGGGGAATACGGGCGCGCTCATGGCGGCAGGACTTTTTATCGTCGGGCGAATCGATGGAATTGAACGACCTGCACTTGCACCCACACTTCCAACAGTGGACGGTCAAGGATTTGTCATGCTCGATTTGGGTGCTAACTCGGATGCCAAACCTTCCCACCTTGGCCAATATGCAGTAATGGGAAGTATTTATGCTGAAAAAGTGCGCGGCATTTCTAATCCGCGAATCGGTTTATTAAATATTGGAACTGAAGAAGGAAAAGGAAATGAACTGACAAAAGCTGCATACGATGTCTTGAAATCTGCTCCAATTAACTTTATCGGTAACGTAGAAGCCCGTGATTTATTGCTGGGTGCGGCAGATGTAATTGTTACGGATGGCTTTACGGGAAACATGGTGTTAAAAACAATCGAAGGAACTGCACTCGGCTTTTTCACGATGTTAAAAGATGTCTATACATCATCATTAAAGACAAAATTATCCGCAGCACTTGTAAAAAGTGAACTCGGTGGATTAAAAAAGAAAATGGATTACTCGGAGTACGGCGGAGCCGGATTATTCGGTTTGAATGCGCCGGTGATAAAAGCTCACGGTTCATCGAATGCAAATGCTATTTATAACGCAATTCGCCAAGCACGAACAATGGTTGAATATGATGTGAGCGGAACAATCCGTAGAACGATTGGAGAGGGGCAGAAAGAATGA
- the fabD gene encoding ACP S-malonyltransferase, translating into MTKIAFVFPGQGSQSVGMGQELAEKSGEHFKKADEVLGFTLSDLILEGPGEELTVTYNAQPALLTVGSMIASRLIEEGITPDFTAGHSLGEYTALVASGVLSFEDGVSAVHKRGLYMNEAVPAGVGAMAAILGLDAEAVTKVTDSITANGDAVQPANLNCPGQIVISGTKAGVEKACVELKEAGARRAIPLDVSGPFHSSLMKPAAGKLDETLGEISMKDAGIPLIANVNASIVENSEEIKGLLVEQLYSPVLWEDSVRTMLDNGVTHFIECGPGKVLSGLIKKIDRSATVLPVYDEESLEAVVEASKGWSK; encoded by the coding sequence ATGACGAAAATTGCATTTGTTTTCCCAGGACAAGGATCTCAATCTGTCGGTATGGGACAAGAACTTGCGGAGAAAAGTGGAGAACATTTTAAGAAGGCCGACGAAGTACTTGGCTTCACATTAAGCGATCTGATTTTAGAAGGGCCTGGGGAAGAACTAACAGTGACGTACAACGCGCAACCTGCACTTCTCACTGTCGGATCAATGATTGCTTCAAGACTAATTGAAGAAGGCATTACACCGGATTTTACAGCGGGGCATAGCTTGGGCGAATATACGGCTCTGGTCGCGTCGGGCGTACTGTCATTTGAAGATGGTGTATCAGCTGTACATAAACGCGGACTTTATATGAATGAAGCGGTTCCGGCAGGCGTTGGAGCGATGGCTGCAATTCTTGGTTTGGACGCTGAAGCTGTAACGAAAGTAACTGATTCTATTACTGCAAACGGCGATGCAGTCCAACCTGCAAATTTGAATTGCCCGGGTCAAATCGTTATTTCGGGTACGAAAGCAGGCGTTGAAAAAGCTTGTGTCGAATTAAAAGAAGCAGGCGCTAGAAGAGCAATTCCACTGGATGTCAGCGGACCATTTCACTCATCGCTCATGAAACCTGCAGCCGGGAAACTTGATGAAACGCTCGGTGAAATTTCAATGAAAGATGCCGGGATTCCATTGATTGCAAATGTGAACGCATCGATTGTCGAAAATAGTGAAGAAATAAAAGGGTTGCTTGTTGAACAATTGTACTCGCCTGTTCTATGGGAAGATTCAGTTCGTACAATGCTGGACAACGGCGTTACACATTTTATTGAATGCGGTCCGGGTAAAGTGCTTAGCGGATTAATCAAGAAAATTGATCGTTCAGCTACAGTCTTGCCGGTTTATGATGAAGAATCGTTAGAAGCGGTCGTTGAAGCTTCGAAAGGATGGTCAAAATGA
- the fabG gene encoding 3-oxoacyl-[acyl-carrier-protein] reductase, whose translation MSRFEGKAAIVTGASRGIGREIALNLANEGAKVVVNYSGSKDKADEVVELIKNAGGEAFAVQADVSNPDSVKNMIDETIATFGSIDILVNNAGITRDNLLMRMKEDEWDDVISINLKGVFLCTKGVTRQMMRQRAGKIVNVASIVGVSGNPGQANYVAAKAGVIGLTKTTAKELATRNINVNAVAPGFITTDMTETLSEDVQKQMLANIPLGKLGSPENVAKTVLFLLSDDAAYITGQTIHVDGGMVM comes from the coding sequence ATGAGTAGATTTGAAGGAAAAGCAGCAATCGTTACAGGCGCATCGCGTGGAATTGGACGAGAAATCGCACTGAATCTAGCAAATGAAGGCGCAAAAGTTGTTGTCAATTACAGCGGTAGCAAAGACAAAGCGGATGAAGTTGTTGAGTTAATCAAAAATGCAGGCGGAGAAGCGTTTGCTGTACAAGCAGATGTGTCGAATCCGGATAGCGTTAAAAATATGATTGACGAGACGATTGCAACATTCGGCTCAATTGATATACTTGTTAACAACGCAGGCATTACAAGAGATAATTTATTGATGCGCATGAAAGAAGACGAGTGGGATGATGTCATTAGTATTAATTTAAAAGGCGTTTTTCTCTGCACAAAAGGCGTGACGCGTCAGATGATGAGGCAACGCGCAGGAAAAATTGTAAACGTAGCATCAATCGTCGGTGTTTCCGGTAATCCTGGACAAGCCAACTACGTAGCCGCAAAAGCCGGTGTGATTGGTTTAACAAAAACAACAGCGAAAGAGCTTGCGACGAGAAATATTAACGTCAATGCTGTTGCACCTGGATTCATCACAACGGATATGACAGAAACATTAAGTGAAGATGTCCAAAAGCAAATGCTTGCAAACATCCCCCTTGGTAAACTGGGCAGTCCTGAAAACGTGGCAAAAACAGTATTATTTTTACTGTCAGATGATGCTGCTTATATTACAGGTCAAACGATCCATGTTGACGGCGGAATGGTCATGTAG
- a CDS encoding acyl carrier protein: MATVVERVTKVIVDRLGVDESEVKIEASFRDDLGADSLDVVELVMELEDEFDMEISDDDAEKIGTVGDAVTYIEAKVN; encoded by the coding sequence TTGGCAACAGTAGTAGAACGTGTAACGAAAGTAATCGTCGACCGCCTTGGCGTCGATGAAAGTGAAGTTAAAATTGAAGCATCCTTCCGTGATGACCTCGGTGCAGACTCTTTAGATGTAGTTGAGCTCGTAATGGAATTAGAAGATGAATTCGATATGGAAATTTCCGATGACGACGCGGAAAAAATTGGCACAGTCGGCGACGCAGTAACATATATCGAAGCAAAAGTTAACTAA
- the rnc gene encoding ribonuclease III: MTGKRNTEKNKKTQLPLVVRNKFEELQQRLSITFDNPSLLYNAFTHSSYVNEHRRKNFMDNERLEFLGDAVLELGVSQYLYSTEPGMSEGELTKLRAAIVCEPALVKFANEVEFGQYVLLGKGEEQTGGRMRPALLADVFEAFIGALYIDQGMDAVTKFLDTVVLPKISNGAFSHVMDYKSRLQEIIQQSNSGHLQYEVIEEKGPAHAKTFITVVRLSDIELGTGNGRSKKEAEQEAARHAISKLKSEQVEGEI, from the coding sequence ATGACAGGTAAACGAAACACGGAAAAAAATAAAAAAACACAACTTCCTCTAGTTGTTCGAAACAAATTTGAGGAACTACAACAAAGGCTTTCAATTACATTTGACAATCCTTCCCTTCTATACAACGCTTTTACCCATTCATCCTATGTGAATGAGCATCGAAGAAAGAATTTTATGGATAACGAACGACTTGAATTTTTAGGCGACGCCGTACTTGAACTTGGCGTATCACAATATCTATATTCAACAGAGCCAGGAATGAGCGAAGGTGAATTAACAAAGCTCAGAGCTGCAATTGTTTGCGAACCAGCACTCGTTAAGTTTGCAAATGAAGTAGAGTTCGGTCAGTATGTCTTACTCGGTAAAGGTGAAGAACAAACCGGGGGAAGAATGCGTCCAGCTCTTCTTGCAGACGTTTTTGAAGCATTCATCGGCGCGTTATATATCGATCAGGGTATGGATGCGGTAACCAAATTTCTGGACACAGTCGTTCTTCCTAAAATCAGTAACGGTGCTTTTTCGCATGTGATGGATTACAAAAGTCGACTACAAGAAATCATTCAGCAGTCGAATAGCGGACATCTTCAATATGAAGTGATTGAAGAGAAAGGGCCGGCACACGCAAAAACGTTTATTACGGTCGTTAGGCTCAGTGACATAGAGCTTGGAACAGGTAACGGGAGATCGAAAAAAGAAGCGGAACAAGAAGCTGCCCGACATGCGATTAGTAAACTTAAGAGTGAGCAGGTTGAAGGGGAGATTTAA